A single region of the Calonectris borealis chromosome 21, bCalBor7.hap1.2, whole genome shotgun sequence genome encodes:
- the GFI1B gene encoding zinc finger protein Gfi-1b isoform X1, translated as MPRSFLVKSKKAHTYHQHRFVEDDLPILTWDPITSPFTAIGDKTPEDIKKQDPECVVPKQEKDTSELKEGSVQYLSRMPPGPSAQEMTIPGLQIKDCINTTSTPTFYKTGFSWDAFHLPYSYRQMSSTMQSALLEHPISLYGSHLLPSAEPPLDYSMHYSSDMETYHCVKCNKVFSTPHGLEVHVRRSHSGTRPFACEVCGKTFGHAVSLEQHTNIHSQGRSPTNARYAAKPSARAPTSSLTAASTPASSPSAVSSVPRASSARWIFGGTERPNTISSEGWLQVFAGVPTASACSREEDSPQHLHPAWGCPPHKARIASYVPLGTGKVMSLALMFWHPRALHIPVGDKETCGTSHFSITTGTSPDLTSPTQVQIQRNPSKVTITLDLHHMQNLVHQTDRQ; from the exons ATGCCACGTTCCTTTTTGGTGAAAAGCAAAAAGGCTCATACCTATCATCAACACCGCTTTGTGGAAGATGACCTGCCTATACTCACGTGGGATCCAATAACCTCTCCCTTCACTG CCATAGGAGACAAGACACCGGAGGACATCAAGAAACAGGACCCAGAATGCGTAGTTCCGAAACAAGAAAAGGACACATCTGAACTGAAAGAAGGAAGCGTCCAGTACCTGAGCAGGATGCCACCAGGCCCTTCAGCTCAAG AGATGACCATCCCAGGTCTGCAGATCAAAGACTGCATTAACACGACAAGCACCCCTACCTTCTACAAAACCGGCTTTTCTTGGGATGCTTTCCATTTGCCATACAGCTACCGACAGATGTCTTCCACCATGCAGTCAGCCCTCTTGGAGCACCCAATTAGCCTGTACGGAAGCCACCTCTTGCCAAGCGCCGAGCCCCCTCTGGATTACAGCATGCATTACTCCTCGGACATGGAGACTTACCACTGTGTGAAGTGCAACAAG gtaTTCTCCACTCCCCATGGACTGGAGGTCCATGTCCGAAGGTCTCATAGTGGGACCCGTCCCTTTGCTTGTGAAGTATGTGGCAAAACCTTTGGACACGCTGTAAGCCTGGAGCAGCACACCAATATTCACTCCCAG GGGAGAAGCCCCACAAATGCCAGGTATGCGGCAAAGCCTTCAGCCAGAGCTCCAACCTCATCACTCACAGCCGCAAGCACACCGGCTTCAAGCCCTTCAGCTGTGAGCTCTGTGCCAAGGGCTTCCAGCGCAAGGTGGATCTTCGGAGGCACCGAGAGACCCAACACAATCTCAAGTGAGGGATGGCTCCAGGTCTTTGCTGGAGTTCCCACTGCTAGTGCATGCTCCAGGGAAGAAGACTCTCCCCAGCATCTCCATCCAGCATGGGGCTGCCCACCTCATAAAGCTCGTATAGCTTCCTATGTTCCCCTGGGGACTGGCAAAGTCATGTCATTGGCTTTGATGTTCTGGCACCCCAGGGCCTTGCACATCCCAGTAGGTGACAAAGAAACCTGTGGGACCTCTCACTTTTCAATCACAACAGGTACCAGCCCAGATCTGACATCACCCACTCAAGTGCAAATCCAGAGGAATCCCTCCAAGGTCACTATTACTCTGGATTTACACCACATGCAGAATTTGGTTCATCAGACTGACCGGCAGTGA
- the GFI1B gene encoding zinc finger protein Gfi-1b isoform X2: MPRSFLVKSKKAHTYHQHRFVEDDLPILTWDPITSPFTAIGDKTPEDIKKQDPECVVPKQEKDTSELKEGSVQYLSRMPPGPSAQEMTIPGLQIKDCINTTSTPTFYKTGFSWDAFHLPYSYRQMSSTMQSALLEHPISLYGSHLLPSAEPPLDYSMHYSSDMETYHCVKCNKVFSTPHGLEVHVRRSHSGTRPFACEVCGKTFGHAVSLEQHTNIHSQERSFECKMCGKTFKRSSTLSTHLLIHSDTRPYPCQYCGKRFHQKSDMKKHTYIHTGEKPHKCQVCGKAFSQSSNLITHSRKHTGFKPFSCELCAKGFQRKVDLRRHRETQHNLK; encoded by the exons ATGCCACGTTCCTTTTTGGTGAAAAGCAAAAAGGCTCATACCTATCATCAACACCGCTTTGTGGAAGATGACCTGCCTATACTCACGTGGGATCCAATAACCTCTCCCTTCACTG CCATAGGAGACAAGACACCGGAGGACATCAAGAAACAGGACCCAGAATGCGTAGTTCCGAAACAAGAAAAGGACACATCTGAACTGAAAGAAGGAAGCGTCCAGTACCTGAGCAGGATGCCACCAGGCCCTTCAGCTCAAG AGATGACCATCCCAGGTCTGCAGATCAAAGACTGCATTAACACGACAAGCACCCCTACCTTCTACAAAACCGGCTTTTCTTGGGATGCTTTCCATTTGCCATACAGCTACCGACAGATGTCTTCCACCATGCAGTCAGCCCTCTTGGAGCACCCAATTAGCCTGTACGGAAGCCACCTCTTGCCAAGCGCCGAGCCCCCTCTGGATTACAGCATGCATTACTCCTCGGACATGGAGACTTACCACTGTGTGAAGTGCAACAAG gtaTTCTCCACTCCCCATGGACTGGAGGTCCATGTCCGAAGGTCTCATAGTGGGACCCGTCCCTTTGCTTGTGAAGTATGTGGCAAAACCTTTGGACACGCTGTAAGCCTGGAGCAGCACACCAATATTCACTCCCAG GAAAGAAGTTTTGAGTGCAAGATGTGTGGGAAGACATTCAAACGCTCCTCCACCCTCTCCACTCATCTACTGATCCATTCAGACACACGGCCCTATCCCTGCCAATACTGTGGCAAGCGCTTCCACCAGAAGTCAGATATGAAGAAACACACTTACATCCACACTG GGGAGAAGCCCCACAAATGCCAGGTATGCGGCAAAGCCTTCAGCCAGAGCTCCAACCTCATCACTCACAGCCGCAAGCACACCGGCTTCAAGCCCTTCAGCTGTGAGCTCTGTGCCAAGGGCTTCCAGCGCAAGGTGGATCTTCGGAGGCACCGAGAGACCCAACACAATCTCAAGTGA
- the GFI1B gene encoding zinc finger protein Gfi-1b isoform X3, translating to MTIPGLQIKDCINTTSTPTFYKTGFSWDAFHLPYSYRQMSSTMQSALLEHPISLYGSHLLPSAEPPLDYSMHYSSDMETYHCVKCNKVFSTPHGLEVHVRRSHSGTRPFACEVCGKTFGHAVSLEQHTNIHSQGRSPTNARYAAKPSARAPTSSLTAASTPASSPSAVSSVPRASSARWIFGGTERPNTISSEGWLQVFAGVPTASACSREEDSPQHLHPAWGCPPHKARIASYVPLGTGKVMSLALMFWHPRALHIPVGDKETCGTSHFSITTGTSPDLTSPTQVQIQRNPSKVTITLDLHHMQNLVHQTDRQ from the exons ATGACCATCCCAGGTCTGCAGATCAAAGACTGCATTAACACGACAAGCACCCCTACCTTCTACAAAACCGGCTTTTCTTGGGATGCTTTCCATTTGCCATACAGCTACCGACAGATGTCTTCCACCATGCAGTCAGCCCTCTTGGAGCACCCAATTAGCCTGTACGGAAGCCACCTCTTGCCAAGCGCCGAGCCCCCTCTGGATTACAGCATGCATTACTCCTCGGACATGGAGACTTACCACTGTGTGAAGTGCAACAAG gtaTTCTCCACTCCCCATGGACTGGAGGTCCATGTCCGAAGGTCTCATAGTGGGACCCGTCCCTTTGCTTGTGAAGTATGTGGCAAAACCTTTGGACACGCTGTAAGCCTGGAGCAGCACACCAATATTCACTCCCAG GGGAGAAGCCCCACAAATGCCAGGTATGCGGCAAAGCCTTCAGCCAGAGCTCCAACCTCATCACTCACAGCCGCAAGCACACCGGCTTCAAGCCCTTCAGCTGTGAGCTCTGTGCCAAGGGCTTCCAGCGCAAGGTGGATCTTCGGAGGCACCGAGAGACCCAACACAATCTCAAGTGAGGGATGGCTCCAGGTCTTTGCTGGAGTTCCCACTGCTAGTGCATGCTCCAGGGAAGAAGACTCTCCCCAGCATCTCCATCCAGCATGGGGCTGCCCACCTCATAAAGCTCGTATAGCTTCCTATGTTCCCCTGGGGACTGGCAAAGTCATGTCATTGGCTTTGATGTTCTGGCACCCCAGGGCCTTGCACATCCCAGTAGGTGACAAAGAAACCTGTGGGACCTCTCACTTTTCAATCACAACAGGTACCAGCCCAGATCTGACATCACCCACTCAAGTGCAAATCCAGAGGAATCCCTCCAAGGTCACTATTACTCTGGATTTACACCACATGCAGAATTTGGTTCATCAGACTGACCGGCAGTGA
- the LOC142091404 gene encoding bile salt-activated lipase-like, which produces MAHWEILCFALCSYLSVAWAATLGVVHTEGGFVEGESKKLGLFGNYIDIFRGIPFAAPPRTLEDPRPHPGWDGTLEAKKFKNRCMQMTLAQTDVRGSEDCLYLNIWIPQGKRQVSTNLPVMVWIYGGAFLVGGSQGANFLNNYLYDGEEIAVRGNVIVVTVNYRLGPLGFLSTGDANLPGNYGLKDQHMAIAWVKRNIKAFGGDPENITIFGESAGGASVSLQTLTPKNKGLFKRAISQSGVGLCSWAIQKNPLAWAKKIGQNVGCPTDNTTDLANCLRVSDPKAVTLAYHLQLINLPAPVVLTLALSPVIDGDFLPDMPENLFANAADIDYIAGVNDMDGHIFAGIDLPAINRPLVKITADEVYNLVKGLTVDRGERGANATYNLYTQAWGDNPDQELMKKTVVDLITDYIFLVPTQWALNLHLQNARNAKTYSYLFSQPSRMPVYPRWVGADHADDLQYVFGKPFATPLGYLPKHRTVSSAMIAYWTNFARTGDPNKGYSEVPVTWPPYTTEGSYYLDINNKLKTNSVKQNLKTEYVNFWNTVYQSLPQVANFSSTEELLWS; this is translated from the exons ATGGCTCACTGGGAGATCCTGTGCTTTGCCTTGTGCTCCTACCTCAGCGTAGCATGGGCTGCAACC CTGGGTGTGGTGCACACCGAGGGTGGTTTTGTGGAAGGCGAGAGTAAAAAACTCGGACTCTTTGGGAACTACATCGACATCTTCAGAGGGATCCCCTTCGCTGCCCCTCCAAGGACTCTGGAAGACCCCCGACCTCATCCTGGCTGGGATG gAACGTTGGaggcaaaaaaattcaaaaatcgCTGCATGCAGATGACGCTTGCACAAACTGATGTCCGCGGGAGCGAGGACTGTCTCTATCTGAACATCTGGATCCCTCAAGGGAAGAGACAGG TCTCTACCAACCTGCCAGTGATGGTCTGGATCTACGGCGGCGCCTTCCTTGTaggaggcagccagggagccAACTTCCTTAATAACTACCTCTACGACGGCGAGGAGATCGCCGTGCGGGGCAACGTGATCGTGGTGACCGTCAACTACCGGCTGGGGCCCCTGGGCTTCCTGAGCACCGGAGACGCAAACTTGCCAG GGAACTACGGGCTGAAGGACCAGCACATGGCTATTGCCTGGGTGAAGAGGAATATCAAGGCCTTTGGGGGTGACCCAGAAAACATCACCATCTTTGGGGAATCAGCCGGTGGCGCCAGTGTCTCCCTGCAG ACGTTGACCCCAAAGAACAAGGGCCTGTTCAAGAGAGCCATCAGCCAGAGTGGCGTCGGTCTCTGCAGCTGGGCCATCCAGAAGAACCCCCTCGCCTGGGCTAAAAAG ATTGGACAAAATGTGGGCTGCCCCACAGACAACACCACTGACTTGGCCAACTGCCTGCGCGTCTCCGACCCCAAAGCTGTGACGCTGGCCTACCACCTGCAGCTGATCAACCTGCCCG CTCCCGTGGTTCTCACACTCGCCCTCAGTCCTGTCATCGATGGAGACTTCCTCCCAGACATGCCAGAGAACCTCTTTGCCAACGCTGCTGACATTGACTACATTGCTGGGGTCAATGACATGGATGGACACATCTTTGCTGGCATCGATTTACCTGCTATCAACCGCCCACTTGTGAAAATCACTGC GGATGAGGTCTATAATTTGGTCAAAGGACTGACCGTGGATAGGGGTGAGCGTGGAGCCAATGCAACATACAATCTCTACACGCAAGCATGGGGAGACAACCCGGACCAGGAGCTCATGAAGAAGACAGTGGTGGACCTGATTACTGACTACATCTTCCTGGTTCCCACACAGTGGGCACTGAACCTGCACCTGCAGAATGCCCG GAATGCCAAGACATACAGCTACTTGTTCTCCCAGCCATCCCGAATGCCCGTCTACCCAAGATGGGTAGGGGCAGACCATGCTGATGACCTGCAGTACGTGTTTGGGAAACCCTTCGCCACCCCCCTGGGCTACCTGCCCAAGCACAGGACTGTCTCGAGCGCCATGATTGCTTACTGGACCAATTTTGCCAGGACAGG TGATCCCAACAAAGGGTATTCAGAGGTGCCCGTTACCTGGCCGCCCTACACCACTGAGGGCAGTTACTACCTGGACATCAACAACAAGCTAAAAACGAACTCCGTGAAGCAGAATCTGAAAACGGAGTATGTGAACTTCTGGAACACGGTCTATCAGAGTCTGCCCCAGGTTGCCAATTTCTCCTCGACTGAGGAATTGCTGTGGAGctga
- the GTF3C5 gene encoding general transcription factor 3C polypeptide 5, protein MAAGRRWGERGSAVLELPRTPRMVCVEYPGLVRDVGAMLRTLGGEQGVSRIYADPAKRLELYFRPKDPYCHPVCANRFLTSTVLLKVKRRTKRKKQLDTEEQIQPEVQFEMEVLGTVTTVYKFQGMSDFQYLAMHSGPDGKQTSMYDKVLMLKPEKEEFFNRELPLYIPPPIFSRLDTPVDYFYRPDIQHRGVTRVFYGTSR, encoded by the exons atggcggcggggcggcggtggggggagCGTGGTTCGGCCGTGCTGGAGCTGCCCCGCACGCCGCGGATGGTGTGCGTGGAGTACCCGGGGCTGGTGCGGGACGTCGGGGCCATGCTGCGGAcgctgggaggagagcagggggtgtcGCGG ATCTATGCGGACCCCGCCAAAAGGCTGGAGCTGTATTTCCGCCCCAAGGACCCTTACTGCCATCCCGTATGTGCCAATCGCTTCCTCACCTCCACCGTGCTGCTCAAGGTGAAGAGGAGGAccaagaggaagaagcagctggacaccgaagaacaaatccagccAGAAGTCCAGTTTGAAATGGAAGTTCTTGGGACTGTCACCACCGTTTACAAATTTCAAG GAATGTCTGATTTCCAGTACCTGGCAATGCACTCCGGTCCTGATGGCAAACAAACCTCCATGTATGACAAAGTCCTAATGCTcaaaccagagaaggaagaattttttaaTAGAGAATTACCTCTCTACATCCCGCCACCAATTTTCTCACGTCTGGACACTCCCGTTGACTATTTTTATCGGCCAGATATTCAACACCG tggTGTCACAAGAGTCTTTTATGGTACCAGTAGGTGA
- the LOC142091405 gene encoding bile salt-activated lipase-like, producing MAHWEILCFALCSYLSVAWAATLGVVHTEGGFVEGESKKLGLFGNYIDIFRGIPFAAPPKTLEDPRPHPGWDGTLEAKKFKNRCMQMTLAQTDVRGSEDCLYLNIWIPQGKRQVSTNLPVMVWIYGGAFLVGGSQGANFLNNYLYDGEEIAVRGNVIVVTVNYRLGPLGFLSTGDANLPGNYGLKDQHMAIAWVKRNIKAFGGDPENITIFGESAGSASVSLQTLTPKNKGLFKRAISQSGVGLCSWAIQKNPLAWAKKIGQNVGCPTDNTTALADCLKISDPKAVTLAYHLQLINLPAPVVLTLALSPVIDGDFLPDMPENLFANAADIDYIAGVNDMDGHIFAGIDLPAINRPLVKITADEVYNLVKGLTVDRGERGASATYNLYTQPWGDKPDQELMKKTVVDLITDYIFLVPTQWALNLHLQNARNAKTYSYLFSQPSRMPVYPRWVGADHADDLQYVFGKPFATPLGYLPKHRTVSSAMIAYWTNFARTGDPNKGYSEVPVTWPPYTTEGSYYLDINNKLKTNSVKQNLRSRYVNFWNTVYQSLPQVANFSSTEELLWS from the exons ATGGCTCACTGGGAGATCCTGTGCTTTGCCTTGTGCTCCTACCTCAGCGTAGCATGGGCTGCAACC CTGGGTGTGGTGCACACCGAGGGTGGTTTTGTGGAAGGCGAGAGTAAAAAACTCGGACTCTTTGGGAACTACATCGACATCTTCAGAGGGATCCCCTTCGCTGCCCCTCCAAAGACTCTGGAAGACCCCCGACCTCATCCTGGCTGGGATG gAACGTTGGaggcaaaaaaattcaaaaatcgCTGCATGCAGATGACGCTTGCACAAACTGATGTCCGCGGGAGCGAGGACTGTCTCTATCTGAACATCTGGATCCCTCAAGGGAAGAGACAGG TCTCTACCAACCTGCCAGTGATGGTCTGGATCTACGGCGGCGCCTTCCTTGTaggaggcagccagggagccAACTTCCTTAATAACTACCTCTACGACGGCGAGGAGATCGCCGTGCGGGGCAACGTGATCGTGGTGACCGTCAACTACCGGCTGGGGCCCCTGGGCTTCCTGAGCACCGGAGACGCAAACTTGCCAG GGAACTACGGGCTGAAGGACCAGCACATGGCTATTGCCTGGGTGAAGAGGAATATCAAGGCCTTTGGGGGTGACCCAGAAAACATCACCATCTTTGGGGAATCAGCCGGTAGCGCCAGTGTCTCCCTGCAG ACGTTGACCCCAAAGAACAAGGGCCTGTTCAAGAGAGCCATCAGCCAGAGTGGCGTCGGTCTCTGCAGCTGGGCCATCCAGAAGAACCCCCTCGCCTGGGCTAAAAAG ATTGGACAAAATGTGGGCTGCCCCACAGACAACACCACTGCCTTGGCTGACTGCCTGAAAATCTCCGACCCCAAAGCTGTGACGCTGGCCTACCACCTGCAGCTGATCAACCTGCCCG CTCCCGTGGTTCTCACACTCGCCCTCAGTCCTGTCATCGATGGAGACTTCCTCCCAGACATGCCAGAGAACCTCTTTGCCAACGCCGCTGACATTGACTACATTGCTGGGGTCAATGACATGGATGGACACATCTTTGCTGGCATCGATTTACCTGCTATCAACCGCCCACTTGTGAAAATCACTGC GGATGAGGTCTATAATTTGGTCAAAGGACTGACCGTGGATAGGGGTGAGCGTGGAGCCAGCGCAACATACAATCTCTACACGCAACCATGGGGTGACAAGCCGGACCAGGAGCTCATGAAGAAGACAGTGGTGGACCTGATTACTGACTACATCTTCCTGGTTCCCACACAGTGGGCACTGAACCTGCACCTGCAGAATGCCCG GAATGCCAAGACATACAGCTACTTGTTCTCCCAGCCATCCCGAATGCCCGTCTACCCAAGATGGGTAGGGGCAGACCATGCTGATGACCTGCAGTACGTGTTTGGGAAACCCTTCGCCACCCCCCTGGGCTACCTGCCCAAGCACAGGACTGTCTCGAGCGCCATGATTGCTTACTGGACCAATTTTGCCAGGACAGG TGATCCCAACAAAGGGTATTCAGAGGTGCCCGTTACCTGGCCGCCCTACACCACTGAGGGCAGTTACTACCTGGACATCAACAACAAGCTAAAAACGAACTCCGTGAAGCAGAATCTGAGAAGCCGGTATGTGAACTTCTGGAACACGGTCTATCAGAGTCTGCCCCAGGTTGCCAATTTCTCCTCGACTGAGGAATTGCTGTGGAGCtaa